A window of the Oscillospiraceae bacterium NTUH-002-81 genome harbors these coding sequences:
- a CDS encoding L17 family ribosomal protein, producing MAGYRKLGRTSSQRKALLRSQVTSLIYRGKIVTTEAKAKEIRSIAEGLIALAVKEKDNFDTVTVTAKVARKDADGKRVKEVKDGKKVTVYDEVQKTIKKDQPSRLHARRQMLKVLYPVTEVPTKAAGKKKNTKEIDLVAKLFDEIAPKYATRNGGYTRIVKIGQRKGDGAMEVIIELV from the coding sequence ATGGCAGGATATAGAAAACTCGGAAGAACTTCCAGTCAGAGAAAAGCGCTGCTGAGAAGCCAGGTAACCTCTCTTATCTACAGAGGCAAGATCGTAACAACAGAAGCTAAGGCAAAAGAGATCCGCAGCATCGCTGAGGGCCTCATCGCACTGGCTGTCAAAGAGAAAGACAACTTTGACACTGTTACCGTAACCGCTAAGGTTGCCCGTAAAGATGCTGATGGCAAGAGAGTAAAAGAAGTAAAAGATGGCAAGAAGGTAACTGTATACGATGAGGTACAGAAGACCATCAAGAAAGACCAGCCGTCCAGACTTCATGCAAGAAGACAGATGCTCAAGGTTCTGTACCCGGTAACTGAGGTTCCGACCAAAGCAGCCGGCAAGAAGAAAAACACCAAGGAGATCGACCTGGTGGCAAAATTATTCGACGAGATCGCTCCCAAGTACGCTACACGCAACGGCGGCTACACAAGAATCGTGAAGATCGGCCAGCGTAAAGGTGATGGCGCTATGGAAGTAATCATCGAGCTTGTATAA
- a CDS encoding glycosyltransferase family 2 protein — protein sequence MISIIMPVYNVEKYVDRAIRSVLAQTYQDYELLLIDNGSTDRSGEICDRWQGKTRKIIVTHLEKPGVSGARNWGLQHASGDYVCFVDSDDCVTENYLKALHDAIEEYQADVVKCDLAHDYGKGVPWRPSAETELLDRAGAIAHVLRTDTSMCDRLYRKSLFAGLRFPEQIRHAEDVYTLLNVLRLSSRIVVIHNCAYIYMHRKDSITTCTYNRNDRDVLRVWRRNYRYISETYPELEALARTRMLWSYCVMLDKMYLTGYDLHSEDARIIISVLRKNRKVIMRNNLYTKYRKLSIAALLVNKYFYYIFVYVQKYLFCPLNG from the coding sequence ATGATCAGTATCATTATGCCGGTCTATAATGTTGAAAAATATGTAGACCGGGCCATTCGTTCTGTGCTGGCGCAGACCTATCAGGATTACGAATTGCTTCTGATCGATAATGGTTCTACCGACCGCTCCGGAGAAATCTGTGATCGGTGGCAGGGAAAAACCAGAAAAATTATTGTAACGCATCTGGAAAAGCCGGGGGTGAGTGGGGCCAGAAACTGGGGATTACAGCATGCATCCGGAGACTATGTGTGTTTTGTGGACAGTGATGACTGCGTGACAGAGAATTATCTGAAGGCTCTTCATGATGCAATCGAAGAATATCAGGCAGATGTAGTGAAATGTGATCTGGCTCATGATTACGGAAAAGGGGTTCCATGGAGGCCTTCTGCAGAGACGGAGTTGCTGGATCGTGCCGGTGCAATCGCTCATGTATTAAGAACAGATACGTCTATGTGTGACCGGCTTTACCGAAAAAGCCTCTTTGCAGGACTTCGTTTTCCTGAACAGATCAGGCATGCGGAAGATGTCTACACACTGCTGAATGTGCTGCGGCTGAGCAGCAGGATAGTAGTGATCCATAACTGTGCCTATATTTATATGCATCGAAAGGACAGTATCACTACATGTACTTATAACCGCAATGACAGGGATGTCCTTCGGGTATGGCGGAGAAATTACCGGTATATCAGCGAGACCTATCCGGAGCTGGAAGCACTGGCCAGAACACGGATGCTGTGGTCGTACTGTGTCATGCTGGATAAAATGTATCTGACCGGATATGACCTGCATTCGGAGGATGCCCGCATTATTATTTCTGTTTTGCGTAAAAACCGAAAAGTGATTATGAGGAATAATCTGTATACGAAATATAGGAAGCTGTCGATTGCCGCACTTCTGGTAAATAAATATTTTTATTATATATTCGTGTATGTGCAGAAATATTTGTTTTGTCCATTAAACGGCTGA
- a CDS encoding nucleoside-diphosphate sugar epimerase/dehydratase gives MKKIFGGIKRIPKNRIVMLAFLDVLTVIIASFLALYIRYDFSFRMIPTYYMEYVATYSVINIPLTLLIYLVFRLYQSVWAYASASELLEVGGAAIVSMAEQMIGMQLMGIRMPRSYHVIYMMMLIVGTSGIRFGYRLLRVIREKVYGGERDRINTMLIGAGAAGNTILKEIESNEYLRIKVCCIIDDNREKQGKYLRGIPIVGGRDDIEVTVEQYDISEIIVALPSAAPDDITAILNICKETGCRIRRLPGLYQLVNGEVSISKLREVRIEDLLGREPIRVNMYEITGYLKGKVVMVTGGGGSIGSELCRQIAKARPKQLIIFDIYENNAYDIQQELVREYPDLDLQVLIGSVRSNHRLDEVFSMYRPEIVYHAAAHKHVPLMEVSPKEAIKNNVFGTYKTAETAIRYGVKRFVLISTDKAVNPTNIMGASKRMCEMVIQMMNQRSSTEFVAVRFGNVLGSNGSVIPLFERQIAQGGPVTVTHPDIVRYFMTIPEAVSLVLQAGSYAKGGEIFVLDMGQPVKILDMAENLIKLSGYKPGVDIKIEFTGLRPGEKLYEELLMDEEGLKKTDNHRIYIGHPIMFDEDWFEEKLRQLDADINGDIDIRKRVKEIVSTYQLKED, from the coding sequence ATGAAAAAAATATTTGGTGGAATAAAAAGAATACCGAAGAATCGAATTGTAATGCTGGCGTTTTTAGATGTATTAACCGTAATAATTGCGTCTTTCCTGGCGTTATATATACGCTATGATTTTTCTTTTCGGATGATTCCTACATACTATATGGAATATGTTGCAACCTATTCGGTGATCAATATCCCGTTGACGTTGCTGATTTACCTGGTGTTCCGGTTGTACCAGAGTGTCTGGGCATACGCAAGTGCCTCTGAATTACTGGAAGTTGGGGGGGCTGCAATTGTTTCTATGGCAGAGCAGATGATTGGCATGCAGTTGATGGGTATTCGAATGCCGAGAAGTTATCATGTGATTTATATGATGATGCTGATTGTGGGAACATCGGGGATTCGTTTTGGCTATCGTTTGTTGCGGGTCATTAGAGAGAAGGTTTACGGCGGAGAGCGGGATCGAATCAATACGATGCTGATTGGTGCCGGGGCAGCAGGCAATACAATCTTGAAGGAGATTGAAAGCAATGAGTATCTGCGGATTAAGGTCTGCTGTATTATTGATGATAACCGGGAAAAACAGGGAAAATATTTAAGAGGTATTCCGATTGTAGGTGGAAGAGATGATATTGAGGTTACGGTAGAACAGTATGATATATCGGAAATTATTGTAGCACTGCCCAGTGCGGCTCCAGATGATATAACAGCCATTTTAAATATTTGTAAAGAAACTGGGTGCAGGATTCGCAGACTGCCTGGTTTGTACCAGTTAGTGAATGGCGAGGTCAGCATTTCTAAATTACGGGAAGTGCGCATCGAGGACTTGCTGGGAAGAGAGCCAATCCGGGTGAATATGTATGAGATCACTGGATATTTAAAGGGTAAAGTGGTGATGGTTACTGGTGGAGGAGGCTCTATCGGAAGCGAACTCTGTCGGCAAATCGCCAAGGCAAGACCAAAGCAGCTGATTATCTTTGATATTTATGAGAACAATGCATATGATATTCAGCAGGAACTGGTGCGCGAGTATCCGGATTTGGATCTGCAGGTGTTGATTGGATCTGTGAGAAGCAATCATAGACTGGATGAGGTATTCAGTATGTATCGCCCGGAGATTGTTTATCATGCAGCTGCACATAAGCATGTTCCACTGATGGAAGTCAGCCCCAAAGAAGCGATTAAAAATAATGTGTTTGGAACATACAAAACGGCTGAGACGGCAATTCGTTATGGTGTGAAGCGCTTTGTACTGATCTCTACAGATAAAGCCGTAAATCCGACCAATATCATGGGAGCATCCAAGCGCATGTGTGAGATGGTGATTCAGATGATGAATCAGCGTTCCAGCACAGAGTTTGTCGCTGTACGATTTGGTAATGTGCTGGGAAGTAATGGAAGTGTCATCCCGTTGTTTGAACGGCAGATTGCGCAGGGAGGACCGGTGACAGTAACACATCCAGATATCGTGCGTTATTTTATGACGATCCCGGAGGCGGTATCGCTGGTGTTACAGGCGGGCTCTTATGCCAAGGGCGGCGAGATTTTTGTACTGGATATGGGACAGCCTGTGAAAATTCTGGATATGGCAGAAAATCTGATCAAGCTATCGGGATATAAACCGGGAGTAGATATCAAAATTGAGTTCACTGGGCTGCGGCCAGGCGAAAAGTTGTATGAAGAGCTGTTAATGGACGAAGAAGGGCTGAAAAAGACGGATAATCATCGGATTTATATTGGTCATCCGATTATGTTTGACGAGGATTGGTTTGAAGAAAAGTTACGTCAGTTGGATGCAGATATCAATGGAGATATTGATATCCGAAAACGAGTAAAAGAGATTGTTTCAACCTATCAGTTGAAAGAGGATTAA